A region of Massilia sp. KIM DNA encodes the following proteins:
- a CDS encoding NAD(P)H-hydrate dehydratase, whose protein sequence is MDPTVRALAVHDIDAALLARWPLPWPDAEGDKELRGHVLVLGGSSEMPGAVILAATAALRAGAGKLTVATGASVAQLVALAMPESRVIALEEHASDGFSLDAVARLDPLAERIDAILIGPGMRDEPCTARLVHALLPRMDAARVGVVLDACAMGALRHPPPGWPPGRPYRFERPVVLTPHAGEMAHLTGADKADIVAHPDPLALACARDWNAVLALKGARTVVAAPDGSFWQHEGAGNIGLAISGSGDVLAGIIAGLVARGAPLEQATCWGVALHARAGDRLAERMGTLGYLAREISQEIPALLEQTGGQTAAGDKTIRPVPGGQEAAPGVVS, encoded by the coding sequence ATGGATCCGACCGTTCGCGCCCTCGCCGTGCACGACATCGACGCCGCCCTGCTGGCGCGCTGGCCCCTGCCCTGGCCCGACGCCGAGGGCGACAAGGAATTGCGCGGCCACGTGCTGGTGCTGGGCGGCTCGTCCGAGATGCCGGGCGCCGTCATCCTCGCGGCCACGGCCGCGCTGCGCGCCGGCGCCGGCAAGCTGACCGTGGCCACCGGGGCCAGCGTGGCCCAGCTGGTGGCACTGGCCATGCCCGAGTCGCGCGTGATCGCGCTCGAGGAGCACGCCAGCGACGGCTTCAGCCTCGACGCCGTCGCGCGCCTGGATCCGCTGGCCGAGCGCATCGACGCCATCCTGATCGGGCCGGGCATGCGCGACGAGCCCTGCACGGCCAGGCTGGTGCACGCCCTGCTGCCGCGCATGGACGCGGCGAGGGTCGGCGTCGTGCTGGACGCCTGCGCCATGGGCGCGCTGCGCCATCCGCCGCCCGGCTGGCCGCCCGGGCGTCCCTACCGGTTCGAGCGCCCGGTGGTGCTGACCCCGCACGCCGGCGAGATGGCCCACCTGACCGGCGCTGACAAGGCCGACATCGTGGCGCATCCCGACCCGCTGGCCCTGGCCTGCGCGCGCGACTGGAACGCGGTGCTGGCGCTCAAGGGCGCGCGCACGGTGGTCGCCGCGCCCGACGGCAGCTTCTGGCAGCACGAAGGCGCGGGCAACATCGGCCTGGCCATCTCCGGCTCGGGCGACGTGCTGGCGGGCATCATCGCCGGGCTGGTGGCGCGCGGCGCGCCGCTGGAACAGGCGACCTGCTGGGGCGTGGCCCTGCACGCGCGCGCCGGCGACCGCCTGGCCGAGCGCATGGGCACGCTTGGATACCTGGCGCGGGAAATTTCGCAGGAAATTCCCGCGCTGCTGGAACAGACCGGCGGGCAAACCGCCGCCGGCGACAAGACCATCCGGCCAGTGCCGGGAGGGCAGGAGGCGGCGCCTGGCGTCGTCTCCTGA
- a CDS encoding histidine phosphatase family protein, with the protein MEQKWPQEIWLVRHGQSAGNVARELAEAAAGHHIDIAERDVDVPLSELGMRQSEALASWFAALPPQQRPNVVLHSPYRRARETADILLQRLERGRMLEVQADERLREKEFGILDRLTTHGIAHHYPDLYEQRRHVGKFYFRPPGGESWCDVILRLRSVMDTMEREFCRERVLIVAHQVTVNCFRYLFEHLDEATILEHDRAGDVPNCSVTSYSFDPAAGKRGDLVLRLVNFVAPLEAAGTPITAGKDLPAAPKA; encoded by the coding sequence ATGGAACAAAAGTGGCCGCAGGAAATCTGGCTGGTCAGGCATGGACAGAGCGCCGGCAATGTCGCGCGTGAGCTGGCGGAAGCCGCCGCCGGCCATCACATCGACATCGCCGAACGCGACGTCGACGTGCCCCTGTCCGAGCTGGGCATGCGCCAGTCCGAGGCCCTGGCGTCGTGGTTCGCCGCGCTGCCGCCGCAGCAGCGGCCCAACGTGGTCCTGCACTCTCCCTACCGGCGCGCGCGCGAAACCGCCGACATCCTGCTGCAGCGCCTGGAGCGCGGCCGCATGCTCGAGGTGCAGGCCGACGAGCGCCTGCGCGAAAAGGAATTCGGCATCCTCGACCGCCTCACGACGCACGGCATCGCCCACCATTATCCCGACCTGTATGAGCAGCGCCGCCACGTCGGCAAGTTCTATTTCCGCCCGCCGGGCGGCGAGAGCTGGTGCGACGTGATCCTGCGCCTGCGCAGCGTGATGGATACCATGGAACGCGAGTTCTGCCGCGAGCGCGTGCTGATCGTCGCCCACCAGGTGACGGTGAACTGCTTCCGATACCTGTTCGAGCACCTGGATGAGGCCACCATCCTCGAACACGACCGTGCCGGCGACGTGCCCAACTGCTCGGTCACCTCGTACAGCTTCGACCCGGCCGCCGGCAAGCGCGGCGACCTGGTGCTACGCCTGGTCAACTTCGTCGCCCCGCTGGAAGCCGCAGGGACCCCGATCACCGCCGGCAAGGACCTGCCCGCCGCACCGAAGGCATGA
- a CDS encoding alpha/beta fold hydrolase — protein sequence MAFFFSAAPAMPAILTLFATLLSLLVSFAAAPALAQTPRWETLPLPAPLPALAREGRVERGGASIWFGEIGKGKPIILLHGGRASSLGWGNQVDPLVKAGRRVILVDSRGHGRSTLGPQALSYELMADDVLAVMDSLKLRQADVAGWSDGANIGLIIAMRHPRRVGKVFALGPNMNARFITPPVASPILPLVGPRLASDYASIAPDPSRFEALSAAVRAMQSGEPDYTDAQLAAIRGGHVAIVAPDHDEFISRAHSAYLAATIPGAQLVVLQDVSHFAPWQDPAGVNAALFDFLRR from the coding sequence ATGGCATTTTTTTTCAGCGCCGCCCCCGCCATGCCCGCCATTCTCACGCTCTTCGCCACCCTGCTGTCCCTCCTGGTTTCCTTCGCCGCGGCACCCGCCCTGGCGCAAACCCCGCGCTGGGAAACCTTGCCGCTGCCAGCGCCCCTGCCCGCGCTGGCGCGGGAAGGCCGCGTCGAACGCGGCGGCGCGAGCATCTGGTTCGGCGAGATCGGCAAGGGCAAGCCGATCATCCTGCTGCACGGCGGCCGCGCCAGCAGCCTCGGCTGGGGCAATCAGGTCGATCCCCTGGTGAAGGCCGGACGCCGCGTGATCCTGGTCGACAGCCGAGGCCACGGCCGCAGCACGCTCGGTCCCCAGGCCCTCTCCTACGAGCTGATGGCTGACGACGTGCTGGCGGTGATGGACAGCCTGAAGCTGCGCCAGGCCGATGTCGCAGGCTGGAGCGACGGCGCCAACATCGGCCTGATCATCGCGATGCGGCATCCGCGGCGCGTCGGGAAGGTCTTCGCGCTGGGACCGAACATGAATGCGCGTTTCATCACGCCGCCGGTCGCCTCGCCCATCCTGCCGCTGGTCGGCCCGCGCCTGGCCAGCGACTACGCCAGCATCGCGCCGGACCCGAGCCGGTTCGAGGCCCTGAGCGCCGCCGTGCGCGCCATGCAGTCCGGCGAACCCGACTACACCGACGCCCAGCTCGCCGCCATCCGCGGTGGGCACGTCGCGATCGTGGCGCCCGACCATGACGAATTCATCAGCCGCGCGCACTCCGCCTACCTGGCGGCCACCATCCCTGGCGCCCAACTCGTGGTATTGCAGGATGTCAGCCATTTCGCCCCCTGGCAGGACCCTGCCGGCGTGAACGCCGCCCTGTTCGATTTCCTGCGCCGCTGA
- a CDS encoding methyl-accepting chemotaxis protein yields the protein MLKNLSIKSRLIFVIGFLALELIAGAIIGIYNLGIANTELKQMYDKRLMSLGQVGNVVQLITTNQLNVAKAVLVEDAALRTSLMAEVDANAAQITRFWDEYKAGQLSSEERALADAFTESRKAFLAQGLRPAVAAVRANDNATAQQLLTGPMVKLFKPMQEQGRKLVDLLQAEAKAEYERSQSTFELVRMVCLAGLVLGLVMAAVLGVVLVRAIVVPIEKAVAIAGAVAAGDLTQRIEVDARDETGRLLQALKDMNDSLVRIVSRVRDGTDTIATASGQIAAGNLDLSSRTEQQAGSLEETASSMEELTSTVKQNADNARQANALATSASEVAGKGGAVVEQVVQTMGAINASATRIVDIIAVIDGIAFQTNILALNAAVEAARAGEQGRGFAVVAGEVRSLAQRSAAAAKEIKALIDDSVEKVHHGSALVDQAGATMAEIVQSVGRVTDIMAEITAASQEQTAGIEQINSAVTQMDQVTQQNAALVEQASAAAQSLQEEARELAQTVGTFKLDGMVQAAPRRAAPAPAGTAVALTARPAKPARPARATTAAAAAAPRKPPKAEAATASEGWEEF from the coding sequence ATGTTAAAAAATCTGAGCATCAAGTCGCGTCTCATCTTCGTCATCGGCTTCCTGGCCCTCGAACTGATTGCCGGCGCGATCATCGGCATCTACAACCTCGGCATCGCGAATACCGAACTCAAGCAGATGTACGACAAGCGCCTGATGTCGCTCGGCCAAGTCGGGAACGTGGTGCAGCTGATCACCACCAACCAGTTGAACGTGGCCAAGGCCGTGCTCGTCGAGGACGCCGCGCTGCGCACCAGCCTGATGGCCGAGGTCGACGCCAACGCCGCCCAGATCACCAGGTTCTGGGACGAGTACAAGGCGGGTCAGCTGAGCAGCGAGGAGCGGGCCCTTGCGGACGCCTTCACCGAATCGCGCAAGGCCTTCCTGGCCCAGGGCCTGCGCCCCGCCGTGGCCGCCGTCCGCGCCAATGACAATGCGACCGCGCAGCAACTGCTGACCGGCCCGATGGTCAAGCTGTTCAAGCCCATGCAGGAGCAGGGCAGGAAACTGGTGGACCTGCTGCAGGCCGAGGCCAAGGCGGAGTACGAGCGCTCGCAATCGACCTTCGAGCTGGTGCGCATGGTCTGCCTGGCTGGCCTGGTCCTGGGCCTGGTGATGGCGGCGGTGCTGGGCGTCGTGCTGGTGCGCGCCATCGTCGTGCCGATCGAGAAAGCGGTGGCGATCGCCGGCGCCGTCGCCGCTGGCGACCTGACCCAGCGCATCGAGGTCGACGCGCGGGACGAGACGGGCCGCCTGCTGCAGGCCCTGAAGGACATGAACGATTCGCTGGTGCGCATCGTGAGCCGGGTGCGCGACGGCACCGACACCATCGCCACCGCCTCCGGCCAGATCGCGGCGGGCAACCTCGACCTGTCTTCGCGCACCGAGCAGCAGGCCGGGTCGCTGGAAGAGACCGCGTCCTCGATGGAAGAGCTGACCAGCACCGTCAAGCAGAACGCCGACAACGCGCGCCAGGCCAACGCCCTGGCCACCTCGGCCTCGGAAGTGGCGGGCAAGGGTGGCGCGGTGGTGGAGCAGGTGGTGCAGACCATGGGCGCGATCAACGCCTCGGCCACCCGCATCGTGGACATCATCGCGGTGATCGACGGCATCGCCTTCCAGACCAATATCCTGGCCTTGAACGCGGCGGTGGAAGCGGCCCGCGCTGGCGAGCAGGGCCGCGGCTTCGCGGTGGTGGCGGGCGAGGTACGATCGTTGGCCCAGCGCAGCGCCGCGGCCGCCAAGGAGATCAAGGCCCTGATCGACGACTCGGTCGAGAAGGTGCATCACGGCTCGGCCCTGGTGGACCAGGCCGGCGCGACGATGGCCGAGATCGTGCAGAGCGTGGGCAGGGTGACCGACATCATGGCCGAGATCACGGCCGCCAGCCAGGAGCAGACCGCCGGCATCGAGCAGATCAACAGCGCGGTCACCCAGATGGACCAGGTGACCCAGCAGAACGCCGCCCTGGTCGAGCAGGCCTCGGCCGCGGCCCAGTCGCTGCAGGAAGAGGCCCGCGAACTGGCCCAGACCGTGGGCACCTTCAAGCTCGACGGCATGGTGCAGGCGGCGCCACGGCGCGCGGCCCCGGCCCCGGCCGGCACGGCGGTGGCGCTGACCGCCAGGCCGGCCAAGCCGGCCAGGCCGGCGCGCGCCACGACGGCGGCTGCGGCCGCGGCGCCGCGCAAGCCTCCGAAGGCCGAGGCCGCAACCGCTTCGGAGGGATGGGAAGAATTCTGA
- a CDS encoding BACON domain-containing protein, whose amino-acid sequence MRWPSVLALSLTLSLAACGGGSGGAGGAGGNGSAGSTPTGDAVSFSPATLSGTAMAGEAKQLMLTATVKRPADFANASGVYAVIQDSTGVISTQVQLGQISATSYQVILQTSPTVAFGRYSGNFTVMLCRDPGCSTQFPGSPVALPFDITISAPPLGATASGNTDPTVNAGKLEPATASIAIAGPGLKWTASSKAGWIKLSPASGTGPATVNLSYHADGLAPGLYTDTVQITTADGQSKSVPVSLGVAPHKLIALETGVAFTATPGWSRLSRSVPIRDNLGGSVAWTAQSDQPWLDVTPSGTTGGALNLSARPESLPANTISYATVTLRSSAPSISRAETIRVALWKGSATPSAVTSFDQAYQRVIADPLRPYVYAHAGESTIDVYHVYTGRKLGALSAPGAAFRTMAVAPDGGRLYAHDNNAGVVQVFDLATFAKVDSWPAYKDNNIDEPARDMIVARPDGVQVLMIGGGGAWVAATGKRLDSGYIDASLSATADGRMLYTQNTGFSPSTVEAYRMAFRDVGDGVLSLSKQPYDIFSPNVRSRSNGQDIAITPDGSRLYIANGSPYRCGMLDTVTLEDSGSLAGGSAYPNNIKVASDGRVVCGISGVYEPEDVWVHRPDGSIQASFKLASYARNILTAQMVVSGDGMMLIAITNDPRLVLAPVGP is encoded by the coding sequence TTGCGCTGGCCTTCGGTCCTGGCGCTTTCTCTCACACTGAGCCTGGCCGCCTGCGGCGGCGGTAGTGGCGGCGCCGGCGGCGCCGGCGGCAACGGCTCCGCCGGTTCCACCCCGACCGGCGATGCCGTCAGCTTCTCGCCCGCCACCCTGAGCGGAACCGCGATGGCCGGCGAAGCCAAGCAGCTCATGCTGACCGCCACCGTCAAGCGCCCCGCCGACTTCGCCAACGCCAGCGGCGTCTACGCGGTGATCCAGGACAGCACCGGCGTGATCTCCACCCAGGTGCAACTCGGCCAGATCTCGGCCACCTCCTACCAGGTGATCCTGCAGACCTCGCCCACGGTGGCTTTCGGCCGCTACAGCGGCAACTTCACGGTGATGCTGTGCCGCGACCCCGGCTGCAGCACCCAGTTCCCCGGTTCCCCGGTCGCCCTGCCCTTCGACATCACGATCAGCGCGCCGCCGCTGGGCGCCACCGCCAGCGGCAATACGGATCCGACCGTCAACGCCGGCAAGCTCGAGCCGGCCACGGCCAGCATCGCGATCGCCGGCCCCGGCCTGAAATGGACCGCCAGCAGCAAGGCCGGCTGGATCAAGCTCAGCCCCGCAAGCGGCACCGGCCCCGCCACCGTCAACCTGAGCTACCACGCCGATGGCCTGGCGCCCGGCCTGTACACCGATACCGTCCAGATCACCACCGCCGACGGCCAGAGCAAGTCGGTGCCGGTGTCGCTGGGCGTCGCCCCGCACAAGCTGATCGCGCTCGAAACCGGCGTGGCCTTCACCGCCACCCCGGGCTGGTCGCGCCTGAGCCGCAGCGTTCCGATCCGCGACAACCTGGGCGGCAGCGTGGCCTGGACCGCCCAGTCCGACCAGCCCTGGCTGGACGTCACCCCGAGCGGCACCACCGGCGGCGCGCTGAACCTTTCGGCCCGTCCCGAATCGCTGCCGGCCAATACCATCAGCTACGCCACCGTCACCCTGCGCTCCTCCGCGCCAAGCATCAGCCGCGCCGAAACCATCCGCGTCGCGCTGTGGAAGGGCAGCGCCACGCCCTCGGCCGTCACCTCCTTCGATCAGGCCTACCAGCGCGTCATTGCCGATCCGCTACGCCCCTACGTCTATGCCCACGCGGGCGAATCGACGATCGACGTCTACCACGTCTACACCGGCCGCAAGCTGGGCGCCCTGTCGGCGCCGGGCGCGGCCTTCCGCACCATGGCGGTGGCGCCCGACGGCGGCCGCCTGTACGCCCATGACAACAACGCCGGCGTGGTGCAGGTGTTCGACCTGGCGACCTTCGCCAAGGTCGACAGCTGGCCGGCCTACAAGGACAACAACATCGACGAGCCGGCGCGCGACATGATCGTGGCCCGGCCTGACGGCGTGCAGGTGCTCATGATCGGCGGCGGCGGCGCCTGGGTGGCGGCGACCGGCAAGCGCCTCGACAGCGGCTACATCGACGCCTCGCTGAGCGCCACCGCCGACGGCCGCATGCTGTATACCCAGAACACCGGCTTCAGCCCCTCGACCGTGGAAGCCTACCGGATGGCCTTCCGCGACGTCGGCGACGGCGTCCTGAGCCTGAGCAAGCAGCCCTACGACATCTTCAGCCCCAATGTGCGCTCGCGCTCGAACGGCCAGGATATCGCCATCACCCCCGACGGCAGCCGCCTCTACATCGCCAACGGCTCGCCCTACCGCTGCGGGATGCTCGACACCGTGACGCTCGAAGACAGCGGCAGCCTGGCCGGCGGTAGCGCCTATCCCAACAACATCAAGGTGGCCAGCGACGGCCGCGTGGTTTGCGGCATCTCCGGCGTCTACGAGCCGGAAGATGTTTGGGTGCATCGCCCCGACGGCAGCATCCAGGCCAGCTTCAAGCTGGCCAGCTACGCACGCAACATCCTCACCGCTCAGATGGTGGTATCGGGCGACGGCATGATGCTCATCGCGATCACCAACGACCCGCGCCTGGTCCTCGCCCCGGTCGGTCCATGA
- a CDS encoding L-cystine transporter: MTLPLILNLAIAFLVCLLLWRMQVAHVSFTKRVLAGLGLGVLLGAGLQAVYGTPSPEIAATNAWLDVLGSGYVKLLQMIVIPLIMVSIVQAILKLRTAGALGKISFLTIGILLVTTVVAAAIGVLMARLFDLSAVGLTASAAEVARGEYLQGNLAAAKEISLPSMLLSFIPANPFLDMTGARKTSTIAVVVFSIFIGISATGIAGKKPEVFASFSQFVHVAHVIVMRMVTLVLRLTPFGVFALMAKVVAGSSLDTILNLLGFVVASYCALALMFCVHLLMVGAAGFNPRRYLTKIFPVLAFAFTSRTSAGAIPMSVATQTARLGTPEGVANFAASFGATIGQNGCAGIYPAMLAVMIAPTVGIDPMSASFLLPLLAVIAFGSIGVAGVGGGATFAALIVLSAMDLPVALAGLLISVEPLIDMGRTALNVSGSIAAGTVTSRVLGETDMRVFHSDAEINLDSEEQAV; encoded by the coding sequence ATGACCCTGCCGCTGATCCTCAACCTGGCCATCGCCTTCCTCGTCTGCCTCCTGTTGTGGCGCATGCAGGTCGCCCACGTCTCCTTCACCAAGCGGGTGCTGGCCGGCCTAGGCCTGGGTGTGCTGCTCGGCGCCGGCCTGCAGGCGGTGTACGGCACGCCCTCGCCCGAGATCGCGGCCACCAATGCCTGGCTCGACGTGCTGGGCAGCGGCTACGTGAAGCTGCTGCAGATGATCGTCATCCCCCTGATCATGGTCTCGATCGTCCAGGCCATCCTCAAGCTGCGCACCGCCGGCGCGCTCGGGAAGATCAGCTTCCTCACCATCGGCATCCTGCTCGTCACCACCGTGGTCGCGGCCGCGATCGGCGTCCTGATGGCGCGCCTCTTCGACCTGTCCGCCGTGGGCCTGACCGCCTCGGCGGCCGAGGTGGCGCGTGGCGAGTACCTGCAGGGCAACCTGGCGGCGGCGAAGGAGATTTCGCTGCCCTCGATGCTGCTGTCCTTCATCCCGGCCAATCCCTTCCTCGACATGACCGGCGCACGCAAGACCTCGACCATCGCCGTGGTCGTGTTCTCGATCTTCATCGGCATCTCGGCCACCGGCATCGCCGGCAAGAAGCCCGAGGTGTTCGCCTCCTTCAGCCAGTTCGTGCACGTGGCCCACGTGATCGTGATGCGCATGGTGACCCTCGTGCTGCGCCTGACCCCGTTCGGCGTGTTCGCGCTGATGGCGAAGGTGGTGGCCGGCTCCAGCCTCGACACCATCCTCAACCTGCTCGGCTTCGTGGTCGCCTCCTACTGCGCGCTGGCCCTGATGTTCTGCGTCCACCTCCTGATGGTCGGCGCGGCCGGCTTCAATCCACGCCGCTACCTGACCAAGATCTTCCCGGTGCTGGCCTTCGCCTTCACCTCGCGCACCAGCGCCGGCGCGATCCCGATGAGCGTGGCGACCCAGACCGCGCGCCTGGGCACGCCGGAAGGCGTGGCCAACTTCGCCGCCTCCTTCGGCGCCACCATCGGCCAGAACGGCTGCGCCGGCATCTACCCGGCCATGCTGGCGGTGATGATCGCGCCCACGGTCGGCATCGATCCGATGTCCGCCTCCTTCCTGCTGCCGCTGCTGGCGGTGATCGCCTTCGGCTCGATCGGCGTGGCCGGGGTCGGCGGCGGCGCCACCTTCGCGGCCCTGATTGTGCTGTCGGCGATGGACCTGCCGGTGGCGCTGGCCGGCCTCCTGATCTCGGTCGAACCGCTGATCGACATGGGCCGCACCGCGCTCAATGTGAGCGGCTCGATCGCGGCCGGCACGGTCACCAGCCGGGTCCTCGGCGAGACCGACATGCGGGTGTTTCATAGCGACGCGGAAATCAATCTGGACAGCGAAGAACAAGCGGTCTAG